Sequence from the Caldisericaceae bacterium genome:
TTATGCCCCAATAAACCACTTCCTACAGGAGAAGTTGACGAAATTCTTCCGTTATCTGGGTCTGACTCGGTAGGACCTACGATATAGTAAGTATAAACTTTACCAGTTTCCATGTTTTTAATTTCAACTTTGCAACCAATATTAACTTTACTAGTTTCCACAGAATCTTCATCGATTATTTCTGCTTTAGAAAGGATTGCCTCAAGTTCAGCAATTCTACTTTCATTAAAAGCTTGTTCTTGCTTTGCTGCATCGTATTCTGAATTTTCAGAAAG
This genomic interval carries:
- the greA gene encoding transcription elongation factor GreA translates to MQEDTMDGKIQISKKGYEELKKELEERRTTKRQEISERIKQAITFGDLSENSEYDAAKQEQAFNESRIAELEAILSKAEIIDEDSVETSKVNIGCKVEIKNMETGKVYTYYIVGPTESDPDNGRISSTSPVGSGLLGHKVNEIVEIKIPKGIVRYKILKILKGD